One part of the Rhodothermales bacterium genome encodes these proteins:
- a CDS encoding exopolyphosphatase, producing the protein MSPDAQARRVATVDVGTNTALLLIAEPAPGGMRVCATEDRFVRLGAGVDKNRMIQPEAMGRLRDALRAFRAIADEWSVADIVVAATSASRDARNGDELVRFVREETGLTYEIISGEEEALWSFNGALSGVPPRPGPVATLDIGGGSTERVLGQWDAGAGVWQVVDATSINVGSVRLTERFFPTQPPPAAAVAEAAAWVERELASADMAVPSDALLLGASGTTTSLALVEAGATAWSDLPDPLPRIDLARIGSWRERLLAMTLDEVLALNPAVMRGRADVFPAGVLILETVLRRAGIASLRAAHRGLRHGLALRYWRDHPAR; encoded by the coding sequence ATGAGTCCCGATGCGCAGGCCCGCCGCGTCGCGACGGTCGATGTGGGCACCAACACGGCGCTGCTGCTGATCGCCGAACCCGCGCCCGGCGGGATGCGCGTCTGCGCGACCGAGGATCGCTTCGTGCGTCTGGGCGCCGGCGTGGACAAAAACCGCATGATCCAGCCCGAAGCCATGGGGCGTCTTCGCGACGCGCTGCGCGCGTTCAGGGCGATCGCGGATGAGTGGAGCGTGGCCGACATCGTGGTGGCGGCGACGAGCGCATCGCGGGACGCCCGCAACGGAGACGAGCTCGTCCGGTTTGTTCGCGAAGAGACCGGCCTGACCTATGAAATCATCTCCGGGGAAGAAGAAGCTCTCTGGAGTTTCAACGGCGCGCTGTCCGGCGTGCCCCCCCGGCCGGGCCCTGTCGCAACCCTCGACATCGGCGGCGGCTCCACCGAACGCGTGCTGGGGCAATGGGATGCCGGCGCCGGCGTGTGGCAGGTCGTCGACGCCACGAGCATCAACGTCGGCTCCGTGCGGCTTACCGAACGCTTTTTCCCCACACAGCCCCCGCCGGCCGCCGCCGTCGCCGAAGCGGCGGCATGGGTTGAGCGGGAGCTGGCCTCGGCCGACATGGCCGTGCCATCCGATGCCTTGCTCCTCGGAGCCTCCGGCACCACGACCTCGCTCGCGCTCGTCGAAGCCGGCGCAACGGCGTGGAGCGATCTGCCGGATCCCCTGCCGCGCATCGACCTCGCGCGCATCGGGTCGTGGCGCGAGCGGTTGCTGGCGATGACGCTCGACGAGGTGCTGGCGCTCAATCCGGCCGTGATGCGCGGCCGGGCCGACGTGTTTCCCGCCGGCGTGCTGATCCTCGAAACCGTGCTGCGGCGCGCCGGCATCGCGTCCCTTCGCGCGGCGCATCGCGGACTTCGCCACGGGCTGGCGCTGCGGTACTGGCGCGATCATCCGGCGCGCTGA
- the prmA gene encoding 50S ribosomal protein L11 methyltransferase, whose translation MSTPIPPTASPSDTVELSFTAPAETQERLIAELDARGFVAFLQDDGDGLKAYVPATAWGDDPREHLTAWLRDAGIAQPHEERSIPQQDWNTPWEASIEPVAAGPFIVRASWHPPMASERHPIELVIDPKMSFGTGHHESTRLVLGMAPSFIRPGMRVLDAGTGTGILGIAALKLGAAEVIAFDNDPWIEENAKENVQNNGGADAIAVRIGGLEVIPETGFDVVLANINKNVLIAYMPELAARLKPGGTLALAGLLLTDRDEMLDHAARNGLTVAGEARENTWWAVHLARGGVA comes from the coding sequence TTGTCCACCCCGATTCCCCCGACGGCATCGCCCAGCGATACCGTCGAACTGTCGTTTACCGCGCCCGCCGAGACGCAGGAACGGCTCATCGCCGAACTCGACGCCCGCGGATTCGTCGCCTTCCTGCAGGACGATGGCGACGGCCTGAAAGCCTACGTGCCGGCGACGGCCTGGGGTGACGACCCCCGTGAGCACCTCACCGCCTGGCTGCGCGACGCCGGCATCGCGCAGCCGCATGAAGAGCGCAGCATCCCGCAGCAGGACTGGAACACCCCCTGGGAAGCGTCCATCGAACCCGTGGCCGCCGGCCCGTTTATCGTGCGCGCCTCCTGGCATCCCCCGATGGCCTCCGAACGCCATCCGATCGAACTCGTCATCGACCCCAAAATGAGCTTCGGCACCGGCCATCACGAGAGCACCCGCCTGGTGCTGGGGATGGCGCCGAGCTTCATCCGCCCCGGTATGCGCGTGCTCGACGCCGGCACCGGAACGGGCATCCTCGGCATCGCCGCCCTCAAGCTGGGCGCCGCGGAGGTCATCGCCTTCGACAACGACCCCTGGATCGAGGAGAACGCGAAGGAAAACGTGCAGAACAACGGCGGGGCGGACGCCATCGCGGTGCGTATCGGCGGGTTGGAGGTGATCCCCGAGACGGGGTTCGACGTGGTGCTCGCGAACATCAACAAGAACGTACTGATCGCCTACATGCCGGAACTCGCGGCCAGGCTGAAGCCGGGCGGAACGCTCGCGCTGGCGGGGCTGCTGCTCACGGATCGCGACGAGATGCTGGACCATGCGGCGCGAAACGGCCTCACGGTGGCCGGCGAGGCGCGCGAGAACACCTGGTGGGCGGTGCATCTGGCCAGGGGGGGCGTGGCATGA